From Hymenobacter sediminicola:
CGTCGCAGTCGGCGCGGGTGGTTAATAGTTTCAGATCTAAAGGCATAATCAGTACTGGTTAAAGGATGAGGAATGCGCCAATATAGCCGGCCAAAACCCTCCCCGATCCTGCCTTTGGTATAATTATTTTGGGAAACACCTTCCCGTTTTGAGACGCCTAACCGGCCGCACCGGCCAGCAGCACGGCCAGCGTGGCGGCTTCGGTTTCGAGGGCTTGCAGGCGCAGCCGCAGCAGATGGTAGCGGGCAGCGGTGTCGGCATCGTGCAGGGTGGCGTGCGTCTGGTGCTGCCGCGCCAGCAGCCACTGGTGGGCGGGAGCATCCGCTTCGGCGGTGGCCAGCAGGCTAGGCAGCACCACCTGCCAGTGCCGGGCCTGGGCGTAGGCCGCGGACAACCGCTGCAACTCCCGGCGCAGCTTGCCGGCTTGGTGGCGGCACATATCGAGGCGGGCTTCCAGCGGGCCAAGTGCCGGGGCACCGGGCGGCGCTTCTTCGGGCGCCGGACGGGCCGGGGCCTCGGCGGGCAGCAGCGCGGCCAGTGGGTTGAGGCGCAGCAGCACCCGGCCGGTGAGTGTGCGGCGGCCGGCTTCGATGTCGGCGACGTAGGGCCGACTGATGCTTAAATAATCGGCCAGTGCCTGCTGATCAAGGCTGAAATACTTGCGCACCTGAGCTATCAGTGCAGTAGATGGAGTGGATTTGCGGGGCATGTCGTAGTGGTTTTTGCAGCATATTTTTCAAAAAGCAAAAAATATGCTGCAAAAACCACTACGACATGCCCCCTACTCTTTACTATCTTCCGCCCCTTCTATTCTCCGCTATCCACATGCCCGCTTTATTACCGCTGTTTCCGGCCGCTACCCTGCCCGCCCCGTTTTCCCATTTCGACCCGGCCGCTGCCCTGCCCGACTTCGCGGATCGGGTGCGCCACCTGCGCCGCTGGCAGCAGGCCATAGCCAGCGGCTATGTGCGCAGCCGCAAAGAGGAAGTATTGCAGGCCGAGTTTCTGAACCTGCTCTTCGGGGAGGTGCTGGGCTACGAGTACCAGGCCACCGACCACCGCCAGCTGCAGCTGGAGCTGAAAACCCTCACCGACGGCACCAAACCCGACGGGGCGCTGGGCGAGTTTGTGGCCGCGCCCGGCGGCAGCCTCGGCGGGCCGGTGCGGGCGGTGGTAGAGCTGAAAGATGCCCGCACCTCGCTGGATGCCAAGCAGCGTGGCGGCGCGGGCAAGGGCCGCCAGGAGACACCCGTGGAGCAGGCCTTCAGCTACCCCAGCAAGTTTGGCGCGTCCTGCCGCTGGGTGCTGGTGAGCAACTTTCTGGAGCTGCGCCTTTACTCGGCCCAGGACCAGAGCCGCGCCGAGGTGTTCAACCTCGAAACCCTGCCCGACCAGCCCGAGCAGCTCCGGCGCTTCTTTGCCCTGCTGCTGCCCACCCACCTGCTGCCCCCGGCCGGCCGCGCCGAAGCGCTTCTCGATGAAGCCCTGCAACAGCGCCAGCAGGAGGAAACTAAAATCACGAAGGCCTTCTACAAAGACTACAGCACCGCCCGCCGCCAGCTCCTCGACCACCTGATTGAGCAGAACCCCACGGTGCCGCCGCTGGACCTGCTGGCCCACACCCAGAAGCTGCTCGACCGGGTGATTTTCGTGTGCTTCTGCGAAGACAAGAACATCATTCCGCGCCTCACCTTCCGGCGGCTGCTCGATGCCGTGCGCCAGAACGTGTTCGACCCCGCCGACGACAAGGTGTACCGCACCGTGCGCGGCCTGTTTCACAGCATTGATAAGGGCAACCCGCTGGCCGGCATCAACCGCTTCAACGGGGGGCTGTTTGCCGAAGACGCCGCCCTCGATGCGCTGCTGATCAAGGACCGCACCCTCACGCCCGTTATTCAGCTGGAGCAGTACGACTTTGCCTCCGACCTGAACGTGAACATCCTGGGGCACATCTTCGAGCAGAGCCTCTCGGACCTGGAGCAGGAGCGTGCCCGCCTCTCGGGGCAGGCCCACGACCCCAGGCAGGGCAAGCGCAAGCAGGACGGCATTTTTTATACCCCCGAGTATATCACACGCTACATTGTGCAGCAGGCCGTGGGCGGGTGGCTGCAGGAGCGCCGCCGCGAAGCCGGCCTCGACACGCTGCCTGAGCTGACCGACGACGACCGGGCCACCATCCGCATTGGAGCCGGCAACAAGCTGGTGCAGCCCTCGGCGCGGGTGCAGCGGCACATTGCGGCCTGGGAGCAGTACGGGCAGCGCCTGGAAGGCATCCGGGTGCTGGACCCGGCCTGCGGCTCGGGAGCGTTTCTGAACGAAGCCTTCGGGTACCTGCTGCGCGAGGGCGAGCAGGTGAACCGGGAGCTGGCCGGGCTGCGGGCCGGGCAGTACAAGGTGTTTGACTTCGACCGCCACATTTTGCAGCACAACCTCTACGGCGTCGACCTCAACCCAGAGTCGGTGGACATTACGCGCCTGAGCCTGTGGCTGCAAACCGCCAACCCCGGCAAGCCCCTCACCTCCCTCGACCACAGCATCCGCTGCGGCAACTCCCTCATCAGCGACCCGGCCGTGGCCGGCCCCCGCGCCTTCGACTGGCAAGCCGCCTTCCCGGAAGTATTCGCCCAGGGCGGGTTCGACGTGGTGATTGGCAACCCGCCGTATGCTACCGGCTTTCCGTCAGAAATCAAACGCTACTTCACGAAGCAGTACGAAACTGCCCAGTATCAACTGGATTTATACCTACTATTCATTGAGCGCGGAATTAAGATTTTAAACCCCGCAGGTTTCATGAGCTACATTGTTCCTAACTCTTGGATGAAGAATATGATGATGTCTGAAACGCGGCGATTTATGCTAGAGCATCTTCAGTTTCTGAGCATAACGCCTAACCTGTCAAATGTCTTTCCCGATGCGTCAGTGGATACTATGATTTACATAGCACAAAGACAGAAGTCAGATCATGAAATCAAGATTACTGAGTTTGCAGATCAAGAAACCGTTGAAAAGCACAGTATCAACCAAGAGCGTTTTCTAACCAACGACAATTTCATTTTCAATGTCGAGTCAGATGAGGCCGTTACTACCATTCTGGCCAAGGCTCGTCTTAACAGTAAGCCATTAAGTGAACTGTTTGATATTACTCGCGGCATCAACCCTTATGATAAGTACAGAGGTCAGTCAGAAGAAGTCATTCGGACTAAAGCATATCATGCTAACCATAAAAAGGACGAAACCTTTGTACCTGAGATTAGAGGGAAGCATGTTGGGCGTTATTCTCACCAATGGGATGGAGAGCACTACATAAGTTATGGCGAATGGTTAGCGGCTCCTAGGGACTTAAAATTCTTTAAAGGCAAACGGCTTGTCTTACGCCAGGTATTAGGAAGCAAACTATTTGCTACTGTAATCGAAGAGGACTTAAAAATTGACCAAAGCATATTCATTGCCTTACCTATACTACCGGAGAATGAGCTTAGCACATCTTATGTGCAGGCTATTGTAGCATCCGGTTTGATGAGTTTCTATTTCCGGTATTCGAGTAATGAGTTTGATGATTTGTTTCCCAAAATCAAGATTGGGGAATTTAAAGAGTTGCCCATAAAGCTCATTTCCCCCACCGATCAGCAACCGTTTATTGAGGCGGCAGAGTCGTTGCTGGCGGGGCACAAGGAGCTGCACCAGGCGGAGGCCAAGGCGGCGCGGCTGGTGCGGGCCGAGCTGGGGTTGCGTGAGCCCCTGAGCGGCAAGCTGGCCCTCAGCCAGCCCTGGCCCGTCTGGAGCACGGCCCTGGAGAAAGCCCTGGGCCGCAAGCTCAGCCTGAGTGAGAAAAGCAACTGGGTGGAATACTTCACTGAGTTTCAGGCGCAGCAACAGCAGCAGCGCGCCACCCTCCACCAGCAGGATGCCGCCCTCGACCAGCTCGTGTACCAGCTCTACCAGCTCACTCCCGCCGAAATTGCGTTGGTAGAAGGCCGCCCCGCTCCCACCAAATAACGCGCCGTTTTTTGCAGCATATTTTTTACTTTTTGAAAAATATGCTGCAATGTAGGGGCGGGGCTTGCCCCCGCCCGTCGTTAAACGATTATCCCGCCCGCCGTCCGTGCCGATACAACGATTCCGTGCAACGACGGGCGGGGGCAAGCCCCGCCCCTACTGCCATCCCAACAATTCCGGTCAGTGAGCGGCATTTGGTAACACAACAACGCCCCGCGCACCTTTCGGTACGCGGGGCGTTGTTGTGTTACGTTCGAAGCAGTAGGCTACCGGCGGCGGCCGCGCTGGGGCTTCTCGTCTTCGTCCTCGTCGTCATCATCCTCACCGAAGCTGGGCATGGTAAACATGCTGCTGAGCAGGTCCTTGAACTGGGCGCCGGCCGTGAGGCGGTTGCGCGAAATCAGGCTGTACTCGGCCAGGCCGTGGAGCAGGAACTCCATCAGGAAGTAGGTGTGCTCGGGCGTTTCGTTGGGGTGCAATTCCGTCACGATGTCGCGCAGGCCGGGCACCTGGTCGAGCACGGCGCGGTAGTCTTTGGTGCTGGCATCGTGCAGCATATCCACGGTGTGGCCCGCCCCAAACCACTCCTGCACCGTTTTGTAGGGCGAAGGGCGGCCTTTGAGCTTCTTGGCTTTGTCGGGGTCGGGGAAGTACTGCAGAAACAGCGTGCGGATGGCTTTGCCCATCAGCTTCTCGGCCACGATGCCGGCTCCCTCCTGCTCGCCCTCGTACACCAGCTCCACCTTGCCCGTCACGGCCGGCACCGCCGAAATGAAGTCGCCGACGCGCACGTAGGTTTGCTTCTCGCCGTTGATGAGGGCGCGCCGCTCGGCCCCGGCCACCACCTGCTCGTAGGCCGAGATGGTGAGGCGGGCCGATACGCCGCTCTTGGCATCCACGAACTCCGAGGCGCGGGCCTCCACGGCCACCTGCTCCACCAGGTCATGAATGACTTCGTTGCTGGTCACCATGCCCTTCTGCACGTCCTTGATGCGGGCTTCCTGCTTGGTGATGCGCTTACCGATTTCGATGCTCTTGGGGTAGTGCGTGATAATCTGGGCGTCAATCCGGTCTTTGAGCGGCGTCACGATGGAACCCCGGTTGGTGTAGTCCTCGGGGTTGGCCGTGAACACAAACTGGATATCGAGCGGCAGCCGCACCTTGAAGCCCCGGATCTGGATGTCGCCTTCCTGCAGGATATTGAACAGCGACACCTGAATGCGGGCCTGCAAATC
This genomic window contains:
- a CDS encoding helix-turn-helix domain-containing protein → MPRKSTPSTALIAQVRKYFSLDQQALADYLSISRPYVADIEAGRRTLTGRVLLRLNPLAALLPAEAPARPAPEEAPPGAPALGPLEARLDMCRHQAGKLRRELQRLSAAYAQARHWQVVLPSLLATAEADAPAHQWLLARQHQTHATLHDADTAARYHLLRLRLQALETEAATLAVLLAGAAG
- a CDS encoding Eco57I restriction-modification methylase domain-containing protein encodes the protein MPALLPLFPAATLPAPFSHFDPAAALPDFADRVRHLRRWQQAIASGYVRSRKEEVLQAEFLNLLFGEVLGYEYQATDHRQLQLELKTLTDGTKPDGALGEFVAAPGGSLGGPVRAVVELKDARTSLDAKQRGGAGKGRQETPVEQAFSYPSKFGASCRWVLVSNFLELRLYSAQDQSRAEVFNLETLPDQPEQLRRFFALLLPTHLLPPAGRAEALLDEALQQRQQEETKITKAFYKDYSTARRQLLDHLIEQNPTVPPLDLLAHTQKLLDRVIFVCFCEDKNIIPRLTFRRLLDAVRQNVFDPADDKVYRTVRGLFHSIDKGNPLAGINRFNGGLFAEDAALDALLIKDRTLTPVIQLEQYDFASDLNVNILGHIFEQSLSDLEQERARLSGQAHDPRQGKRKQDGIFYTPEYITRYIVQQAVGGWLQERRREAGLDTLPELTDDDRATIRIGAGNKLVQPSARVQRHIAAWEQYGQRLEGIRVLDPACGSGAFLNEAFGYLLREGEQVNRELAGLRAGQYKVFDFDRHILQHNLYGVDLNPESVDITRLSLWLQTANPGKPLTSLDHSIRCGNSLISDPAVAGPRAFDWQAAFPEVFAQGGFDVVIGNPPYATGFPSEIKRYFTKQYETAQYQLDLYLLFIERGIKILNPAGFMSYIVPNSWMKNMMMSETRRFMLEHLQFLSITPNLSNVFPDASVDTMIYIAQRQKSDHEIKITEFADQETVEKHSINQERFLTNDNFIFNVESDEAVTTILAKARLNSKPLSELFDITRGINPYDKYRGQSEEVIRTKAYHANHKKDETFVPEIRGKHVGRYSHQWDGEHYISYGEWLAAPRDLKFFKGKRLVLRQVLGSKLFATVIEEDLKIDQSIFIALPILPENELSTSYVQAIVASGLMSFYFRYSSNEFDDLFPKIKIGEFKELPIKLISPTDQQPFIEAAESLLAGHKELHQAEAKAARLVRAELGLREPLSGKLALSQPWPVWSTALEKALGRKLSLSEKSNWVEYFTEFQAQQQQQRATLHQQDAALDQLVYQLYQLTPAEIALVEGRPAPTK
- a CDS encoding sigma 54-interacting transcriptional regulator, whose amino-acid sequence is MPSYSSLSADQLQQLTTLGALKKSGYQPRSVKTELRDNLIKKLQSKDDVFPGIFGYEETVIPELQRAILAGHHINLLGLRGQAKTRIARLLVGLLDEYMPVVAGSELNDDPLQPLSVFAKNLIAEHGDDTPVAWVHRNDRYTEKLATPDVSVADLIGDADPIKAATLKLPYSDERVIHFGLIPRAHRGIFVINELPDLQARIQVSLFNILQEGDIQIRGFKVRLPLDIQFVFTANPEDYTNRGSIVTPLKDRIDAQIITHYPKSIEIGKRITKQEARIKDVQKGMVTSNEVIHDLVEQVAVEARASEFVDAKSGVSARLTISAYEQVVAGAERRALINGEKQTYVRVGDFISAVPAVTGKVELVYEGEQEGAGIVAEKLMGKAIRTLFLQYFPDPDKAKKLKGRPSPYKTVQEWFGAGHTVDMLHDASTKDYRAVLDQVPGLRDIVTELHPNETPEHTYFLMEFLLHGLAEYSLISRNRLTAGAQFKDLLSSMFTMPSFGEDDDDEDEDEKPQRGRRR